AACAAAACTGAGATTTTGAAAGCATGGAATTCCATTCTGCTTGATTTTCCACAGTATCGATTGGATTTTTTAGTTTTATTGTCCAAAAAATACCGGTTGTTTTTATTGTCTAATACAGATGCTATTCACATTGAGCAATTTGAAAAACAAAGCGGCGCGGCGTTTTGCAGCACTTTTTATAAATGTTTTGAAAAAGTATATTTCTCCTTTGATCTAGGCATGCGCAAACCCGATCTAGAAATTTACAAGCACCTTTTAGATTCTAACCATTTAATTCCAACCAATACCCTTTTTGTTGATGACAAAAAAGAAAACACAGATGCAGCATTAAAAACTGGCTTACAGGTTTGGAATTTACAAGTTGGTACGGAAGACGTTGTTGATTTATTCGAAAAAATAAATTTGTAACGCTTTAGCAAATTCTAAAATACCATAAGATTTTAAATTTATTGTGAAAGACACCTATAAAACCATTGACACGCCTTCTAGTGAAATTCTATTCAAAGAAAAAAACAGCAAGTTTTTTGGCTATGCATTCCCCGCAAGCAGTGAAGAAAATGTAAAAACCATACTAGAAAGTTTACGCAAACTTCACCCAAACGCAGGACATTTTTGCTATGCGTATCAAATGGGGACTTCAACTTACACCTATAGAGCAAACGATGATGGAGAACCAAGCAACAGCGCTGGAATGCCAATTTACGGGCAAATACTATCTTTTGATGTCACAAACATTCTTGTTGTAGTCGTGCGCATCTTTGGCGGTGTAAAATTAGGTGTTGGCGGATTAATATCTGCCTATAAAACGGCAGCACAAATGGCCTTATCAGAATGCGAGATTATCGAAAAAACAATTGACATTCATTTTAAAATTATGTTTGATTACCAATTCATGAATAAAATCATGCGCGTGGTGAAAGAAAAAAAGTTAGATATCGTGACACAAACCATGGAAATTAATAGTTTGACACAACAACCCGAAGGCATAATAGAAATAAAAACACGAAAAAAAAATGCCGAAATGATATTCGACATTTTTAATTCTATTTTTGAAATCAAAATTATTCGTGTTTAAATTCACAAAAAACTGCGTCTTTTTTATTTTATTCCATCGCTTTTAACAATTCCAAAATATAATCTGGAGGAGCCACCGGACGACCTGTTTTTAAGGACACAAAAACCAAAATAAATTGGGCAGTTGTTAATAACTCTTCCTGTTCATTGTATATAGCGCAATCAAATTCTATCTTAACAGACGACTGGCTTTTAAAAACCGTATGAACTGTTAAAAGTTCATCATAGCGAGCTGATTTTTTATAATTTATATTCATAGAAACTATAGGAAGTGCAATACCGCTTTCTTCCATTACTTTATACGAAACCCCTTTATTTCTAAGCCATTCCACTCTTCCTATTTCAAAATAAGGTATGTAATTTCCGTGATAAACCACTCCCATTTGGTCTGTTTCAGAGTATCGAACTCTAACTTGTACTTGATGATCTTTCATTAATAATGAATTAAAAAATTTAATTAAAAATAGTGCCTTACAACAATATTAGATAAAATTATTACCCTATATATTTTTTTTTACAGAAATTTGTTCACATATTTGTTTCCCCAATAATAAGTAACAAAACATCTTTTTTTTAGTAATCTAAAAATTACAAATAAAAAACAATTTATTTAGAATATATGAACAAAACTGCTCAATCAGTATGGGAAAACTGTTTGTCTTTCATAAAAGACAACATTCAAGACCAAGCCTATAAAACTTGGTTCGAACCTATCAAGTCAGTTGAACTTACCGATAACGCATTATATATTCAAGTACCTAGTAAATTTTTCTACGAATGGTTAGAGGAACACTATGTAAAACTTTTAAAAGTAGCCTTGACTAAAGAACTTGGAAAAAATGCTAAGTTACTTTATAAAATTAGAATGGAAAACACCTATGGCAACAAACAACCGTTTACAGAACAGTTGCCAAGTGCTAACAGGGTTTCCATGAAACCTCAAGAAGTTGATGCTCCATTTAAAAATTTAAACCCAGAGCTCAAAAATCCTTTCGTAATTCCGGGTATTCGAAATCTTAAGATTGAATCACAGCTTAACGCCAATTATAGTTTTGATAATTTTCTTGAAGGAGACTCCAACAGATTGGCTCGTTCAGCAGGGATGGCTGTGGCCAATAAACCTGGTGGAACATCATTTAATCCTTTACTAATCTTTGGAGGTGTAGGACTAGGTAAAACGCACCTTGCACATGCAATAGGTGTAGAAATAAAAGATAAATATCCA
This portion of the Flavobacterium sp. CECT 9288 genome encodes:
- a CDS encoding HAD family phosphatase; translated protein: MIDTIIFDFGDIFINLDKQATPKAFEKLGLQQWNSTLDALNVAFETGKISRHEFLDGLQKQIPQANKTEILKAWNSILLDFPQYRLDFLVLLSKKYRLFLLSNTDAIHIEQFEKQSGAAFCSTFYKCFEKVYFSFDLGMRKPDLEIYKHLLDSNHLIPTNTLFVDDKKENTDAALKTGLQVWNLQVGTEDVVDLFEKINL
- a CDS encoding YigZ family protein, translated to MVKDTYKTIDTPSSEILFKEKNSKFFGYAFPASSEENVKTILESLRKLHPNAGHFCYAYQMGTSTYTYRANDDGEPSNSAGMPIYGQILSFDVTNILVVVVRIFGGVKLGVGGLISAYKTAAQMALSECEIIEKTIDIHFKIMFDYQFMNKIMRVVKEKKLDIVTQTMEINSLTQQPEGIIEIKTRKKNAEMIFDIFNSIFEIKIIRV
- a CDS encoding thioesterase family protein, which codes for MKDHQVQVRVRYSETDQMGVVYHGNYIPYFEIGRVEWLRNKGVSYKVMEESGIALPIVSMNINYKKSARYDELLTVHTVFKSQSSVKIEFDCAIYNEQEELLTTAQFILVFVSLKTGRPVAPPDYILELLKAME